From the Flavimarina sp. Hel_I_48 genome, one window contains:
- a CDS encoding tagaturonate reductase: MKLLNRINTGLTDQLPLKIIQYGEGNFLRGFADYIIEELNKKANLNAGVVVVKPRKGNLDQLEKQDGLYNLFTRGVEKGHIVDQNQLISCIQKCVVPHSDYDAYLDLAKIDTLEFLISNTTEAGIAFDENDASNKHPHKSFPAKVTALLYKRFTHFKGGEDKGLTIIPCELINNNAGELKEIILKYTDLWSLGEDFKKWLQESNSFHNTLVDRIVPGFPQDSIDAYQQKLEFEDKLIVSAEKFLLWAIEGDKKLMEKIPFHKLEENIQIVTDLQPFRTRKVRILNGAHTTMVPFSLLYGNETVKGTIDNDFTGTFIKKAVYDEINGSLDLPKKELDEFADAVFDRFINPFIKHKLSSIALNSISKFKVRVLPSLVEYQQKFNRLPVHLTFGLACLIRFYKGEWKGTDLPLNDEENIIKKMNEIWQAEQLQEVAQQALQNMGFWGQDLTKIDQLALKIALALQLIETEGIENGFKKFTAEFPTE; encoded by the coding sequence ATGAAATTACTAAATAGAATAAACACAGGACTTACAGATCAATTACCGCTCAAGATCATACAATATGGTGAGGGGAATTTTTTACGTGGGTTTGCCGATTATATTATTGAAGAGCTTAACAAGAAGGCCAATTTGAACGCGGGTGTGGTGGTTGTAAAACCACGCAAGGGTAATTTAGACCAACTTGAAAAGCAAGATGGCTTATATAACTTATTTACTCGGGGTGTTGAAAAAGGGCATATTGTAGATCAAAACCAATTGATTTCCTGTATTCAGAAATGTGTAGTTCCACATAGTGATTATGATGCTTATTTGGATTTGGCAAAAATAGATACTTTAGAGTTCTTAATCTCAAATACTACCGAAGCTGGTATTGCCTTTGATGAAAATGATGCATCAAATAAGCATCCCCATAAAAGTTTTCCGGCTAAGGTAACTGCACTTTTGTATAAGCGATTTACGCATTTTAAAGGCGGTGAAGATAAAGGGCTCACTATTATTCCCTGTGAATTGATCAACAATAATGCAGGGGAATTAAAGGAAATAATCCTTAAATATACGGATTTATGGTCACTTGGGGAAGATTTTAAAAAGTGGCTCCAGGAAAGCAACAGTTTTCACAATACACTCGTAGACCGTATCGTGCCCGGGTTCCCGCAGGATTCAATAGATGCTTATCAGCAAAAGCTGGAATTTGAAGATAAATTGATCGTTTCCGCTGAAAAATTTCTGCTTTGGGCCATTGAAGGGGACAAGAAGTTAATGGAGAAAATCCCTTTTCATAAGCTGGAAGAAAACATTCAGATCGTTACAGATCTTCAACCTTTCAGAACGCGTAAGGTTAGGATTTTAAATGGGGCGCATACCACAATGGTGCCTTTTTCCTTACTCTATGGGAATGAAACCGTTAAAGGAACCATTGATAATGATTTTACCGGTACATTTATAAAAAAGGCAGTTTACGATGAGATTAATGGATCGCTGGATCTTCCAAAAAAAGAACTGGATGAATTTGCAGATGCTGTATTTGATCGTTTTATCAATCCATTTATTAAACATAAACTGTCAAGCATCGCCTTAAATTCAATTTCAAAATTTAAAGTAAGGGTGTTGCCCAGTTTAGTGGAGTATCAGCAGAAATTTAATAGGTTGCCCGTGCACCTTACTTTTGGTCTGGCTTGTTTGATTCGGTTTTATAAAGGAGAATGGAAAGGCACAGACTTACCCTTGAACGATGAGGAAAATATTATCAAAAAAATGAACGAAATTTGGCAAGCAGAACAGCTTCAAGAGGTGGCACAGCAAGCTTTGCAAAACATGGGCTTTTGGGGTCAGGACCTTACTAAAATTGATCAATTAGCATTAAAAATTGCTCTGGCATTGCAATTAATAGAAACGGAAGGGATTGAAAATGGATTTAAAAAATTCACTGCTGAATTTCCTACGGAATAA
- a CDS encoding sugar kinase yields the protein MKIVTFGEVILRLSPHGSLKMTQANSLEFYFGGTEMNVAASLAAFGEKTQHITNVSNDLVGDAALAAMRKLNIDVSAINKVDHPMGLYFLEVGAGLRASKIAYNRLHGAFAHIEPNQVDWENILKGADFFHWTGITPAISENAYISLKNGLKVAQKLGVTVTSDPAYRSNLWKYGKDGHEILLELVGLSTIFIGGVNEINEILKTEFDFSKEGFVEASKKLMEECPSIKKVFDKVRTGLSASWQRVYGRVWTGTTYLETSELEITDVIDRIGTGDAYAAGLIYGLKRYDDKNALEFANAACALKHTVLGDANLVSVDEVLEIMQGNTGGRIKR from the coding sequence ATGAAAATTGTCACTTTTGGAGAGGTAATCCTGCGCTTATCACCCCACGGAAGCTTGAAAATGACCCAGGCCAATAGTTTGGAATTTTATTTTGGGGGTACAGAGATGAATGTAGCGGCATCACTTGCCGCCTTTGGTGAAAAAACGCAACATATCACTAACGTGTCAAATGATTTAGTAGGTGATGCCGCGCTGGCAGCGATGCGAAAATTGAATATTGATGTTTCTGCGATTAATAAAGTAGACCACCCTATGGGGCTTTATTTTCTGGAAGTGGGCGCTGGCCTAAGGGCAAGTAAAATTGCCTATAACCGTTTGCATGGTGCTTTTGCTCATATTGAACCAAACCAGGTAGATTGGGAAAATATTTTAAAAGGAGCAGATTTCTTTCACTGGACGGGGATCACTCCTGCAATTTCAGAGAATGCCTATATCTCTTTAAAAAATGGACTTAAAGTAGCACAGAAATTGGGTGTTACCGTTACTTCTGATCCCGCATACCGCAGTAATCTCTGGAAGTATGGAAAGGATGGACACGAAATTTTACTGGAACTTGTGGGGCTTTCAACAATATTCATAGGTGGGGTAAATGAGATTAATGAGATTTTGAAAACCGAATTTGATTTTTCTAAAGAAGGATTTGTGGAGGCCAGTAAAAAATTAATGGAAGAATGCCCTTCAATCAAAAAAGTGTTTGATAAGGTGCGCACAGGACTCAGCGCATCTTGGCAACGGGTGTATGGCCGTGTATGGACGGGAACAACTTATCTTGAAACCAGTGAACTGGAAATTACAGATGTAATAGATCGTATAGGTACCGGTGATGCATATGCAGCAGGTTTGATCTATGGCTTAAAACGCTATGATGATAAGAACGCACTTGAATTTGCCAATGCGGCATGTGCATTAAAGCATACCGTTTTAGGTGATGCTAATTTAGTAAGTGTAGATGAGGTTCTGGAAATTATGCAGGGCAATACAGGTGGGCGAATTAAAAGGTAG
- a CDS encoding TRAP transporter substrate-binding protein, whose translation MRLKTSKFLLILAIFGSFSMIFSSCQADNDVRTIKLGHGLDMTHPVHKAMVFMAERLEEKSNGTLVLDIYPNQQLGSERECLELLQIGSLGMTKVSTGVLENFVPELKVMGLPFLFRDSQHRYNVLEGEVGEELLNASLPKRLKGLTFYDAGSRSFYSKTPINTPDDLDGEKMRVMESQTAINMVKVFGGSPTPIAWGELYTALQQGIVDGAENNLPSFYLSRHYEVCKYYTMDEHTAVPDELLISSLLWDKLSENEQKWVKEAAVESRVYEKEIWHEAEMEALEKIKEAGVQVIIPNKEIFRERVQPLYEEYKQVPEMKKLIEQIQAVN comes from the coding sequence ATGAGGCTAAAAACGAGTAAATTTTTACTGATTTTAGCCATTTTTGGGTCGTTTTCGATGATTTTTAGTAGCTGTCAGGCAGATAATGATGTTCGTACAATTAAACTGGGTCACGGTCTTGATATGACCCATCCCGTTCACAAAGCCATGGTCTTTATGGCTGAACGTCTAGAAGAAAAATCAAACGGTACCTTAGTGCTTGATATTTATCCCAATCAACAATTAGGTTCAGAGCGGGAATGCCTGGAGTTATTACAGATAGGCAGCCTGGGAATGACTAAAGTATCTACCGGGGTACTGGAGAATTTTGTCCCGGAATTAAAAGTTATGGGTTTGCCTTTTTTATTCCGCGATAGTCAGCATCGCTACAACGTTTTAGAAGGTGAGGTTGGTGAAGAATTGCTCAATGCAAGCCTTCCCAAAAGGCTGAAAGGACTAACCTTTTATGATGCTGGAAGTCGCAGTTTTTACAGTAAAACCCCTATTAATACCCCAGATGACCTGGACGGTGAGAAAATGCGAGTGATGGAAAGCCAGACCGCTATCAATATGGTGAAGGTATTTGGTGGTTCGCCCACACCTATCGCCTGGGGGGAATTGTATACGGCACTGCAACAGGGAATAGTGGATGGTGCAGAAAATAACCTTCCAAGCTTCTATTTATCACGTCATTATGAAGTCTGTAAATACTATACGATGGACGAGCACACGGCAGTCCCAGATGAATTATTGATCAGTTCTTTACTATGGGATAAACTAAGTGAGAACGAACAAAAGTGGGTAAAGGAAGCTGCGGTAGAGTCTCGTGTTTACGAAAAAGAAATTTGGCATGAAGCTGAAATGGAAGCGCTGGAAAAAATAAAGGAAGCCGGAGTACAGGTTATCATCCCAAATAAAGAAATTTTCAGGGAACGTGTGCAGCCTTTATATGAAGAATATAAGCAGGTTCCCGAAATGAAAAAATTAATAGAACAGATTCAAGCGGTTAACTAA
- the uxaC gene encoding glucuronate isomerase, whose translation MSKTSFITDNFLLQNNFAEELYHTYAKEQPIIDYHNHLPPKEIAEDRVFDNISQVWIAGDHYKWRAMRTMGVNEKFITGDASDKEKFEAWAKTVPHTLRNPLFHWTHLELKRYFGIDELLTEKSAPGIYENVNAQLQQPENSCRGLLTKMNVKTLCTTEDPTDALKYHKQMSSMDFGVKVSTAFRPDKAILIEAENYLDYLNALGDAAGLSIDSFQRLKDALVKRIDYFDDNGCKLCDHGLNSISFEEFNDADINAIFEKRRNNNPLSIKEIDQFKTAILLFLGENYHKREWVQQFHLGALRNNNKRMLAKIGPDTGWDSIADYPQAESLSAFLNALDVKDKLPKTILYNLNPADNAIFATMIGNFNDGSIKGKVQWGSGWWFLDQKNGMENQLNTLSSMGIISCFVGMLTDSRSFLSFPRHEYFRRVLCNLFGRDMASGELPGDMELVGQTISNICYSNAKQYFNF comes from the coding sequence ATGAGTAAGACGAGTTTTATAACTGATAACTTTTTACTGCAGAATAATTTCGCGGAAGAATTGTATCATACCTATGCAAAAGAACAGCCTATAATTGACTATCACAATCATTTACCCCCTAAGGAAATAGCGGAAGACCGCGTTTTTGATAATATTTCACAGGTTTGGATTGCGGGAGATCATTACAAATGGCGCGCCATGCGCACAATGGGTGTAAATGAAAAGTTTATAACTGGAGACGCAAGTGACAAAGAAAAATTTGAGGCCTGGGCAAAAACGGTACCCCATACGTTGCGCAACCCGCTATTCCACTGGACCCACCTGGAGCTCAAACGTTATTTTGGTATTGATGAGTTGTTGACGGAGAAGTCCGCACCTGGTATCTATGAGAATGTGAACGCACAGCTACAGCAACCAGAAAATTCATGCCGGGGCTTATTGACCAAAATGAACGTCAAGACACTCTGCACAACGGAAGATCCTACTGATGCGCTCAAATATCACAAGCAAATGAGTTCAATGGATTTTGGTGTAAAAGTAAGTACGGCGTTTAGACCAGATAAAGCGATTTTGATTGAAGCTGAAAACTATTTGGATTACCTGAATGCGTTGGGAGATGCAGCAGGACTAAGTATCGATTCTTTTCAACGGCTCAAGGACGCTTTGGTAAAACGTATCGATTACTTTGATGACAATGGCTGTAAATTGTGTGATCATGGTCTAAATTCTATTTCTTTTGAAGAATTCAATGATGCTGATATAAATGCAATTTTTGAAAAAAGGAGGAACAATAATCCCCTTTCCATAAAAGAGATTGACCAATTCAAAACGGCTATATTGTTATTTTTAGGAGAAAACTACCATAAAAGAGAGTGGGTGCAGCAGTTTCATCTCGGTGCTTTGCGTAACAATAACAAGAGAATGCTTGCTAAAATAGGCCCAGATACAGGCTGGGATTCTATCGCAGATTACCCGCAGGCAGAATCATTATCTGCATTCTTAAACGCATTAGACGTAAAAGATAAACTCCCCAAAACCATATTATACAACTTAAACCCGGCAGATAATGCCATCTTCGCGACCATGATAGGTAATTTTAATGATGGTAGCATAAAAGGTAAAGTACAGTGGGGTTCTGGATGGTGGTTTTTAGATCAGAAAAATGGTATGGAAAACCAACTTAATACGCTTTCAAGTATGGGGATCATAAGCTGTTTTGTAGGTATGCTCACAGATTCCAGAAGTTTTCTTTCTTTCCCAAGGCATGAATATTTCCGTAGGGTTCTTTGTAATTTATTTGGTAGGGATATGGCTAGCGGAGAGTTGCCAGGTGATATGGAACTGGTAGGTCAGACCATTAGCAATATTTGCTATTCAAATGCTAAGCAATACTTCAATTTCTAA
- a CDS encoding SDR family oxidoreductase encodes MSGNLFSLQGKTALVSGCKRGIGFAMAEALAEAGANIIGVSATLESEGSDIEKSVQKAGGKFKGYSCDFSDRKGLYAFIKKVKEENPRIDILVNNAGTILRQPAAEHSDEYWDKVIEVNQNAQFILSREFGKEMLKRGSGKVIFTASLLTFQGGVTVPGYAASKGAIGQLTMALSNEWAAKGVQVNAIAPGYIATDNTQALQDNPERSEAILERIPAGRWGEPNDFKGPIVFLASAASDYMSGTVMTVDGGWMGR; translated from the coding sequence ATGTCAGGTAATTTATTTAGTTTACAAGGAAAAACAGCATTGGTTTCTGGTTGTAAGCGAGGTATAGGCTTTGCAATGGCAGAGGCGCTGGCAGAGGCTGGTGCTAATATTATAGGCGTTTCGGCTACCTTAGAATCAGAGGGGTCCGATATAGAAAAAAGTGTTCAAAAGGCAGGGGGGAAATTTAAAGGGTATTCTTGTGATTTCTCAGACCGTAAAGGGCTTTATGCCTTTATAAAAAAGGTGAAGGAAGAAAACCCAAGGATTGATATCCTGGTTAATAATGCAGGCACTATCTTACGCCAACCTGCGGCAGAACATTCTGATGAATATTGGGACAAAGTTATTGAGGTCAATCAAAATGCGCAGTTCATCCTAAGTAGGGAATTTGGTAAAGAGATGCTTAAACGTGGCAGTGGTAAGGTGATTTTTACCGCATCTTTACTTACTTTCCAAGGAGGTGTCACCGTACCTGGTTATGCCGCATCAAAAGGTGCCATAGGCCAGTTGACAATGGCGCTTTCTAATGAATGGGCCGCTAAGGGAGTTCAGGTTAATGCCATTGCTCCCGGTTATATTGCAACAGATAATACGCAGGCGTTACAGGATAATCCGGAGCGCAGCGAGGCTATTTTAGAACGCATCCCAGCTGGTAGATGGGGTGAGCCGAATGATTTTAAAGGGCCTATTGTCTTTTTAGCTTCCGCGGCAAGTGACTATATGAGCGGTACGGTTATGACTGTGGACGGTGGCTGGATGGGCAGATAA
- a CDS encoding bifunctional 4-hydroxy-2-oxoglutarate aldolase/2-dehydro-3-deoxy-phosphogluconate aldolase, which produces MAKYTRIEAVQMMKETGIVPVFYHKDIQVCKQIVKACYEAGARVFEFTNRGDFAHEVFGELNKYVSQNLEGMILGIGSVIDPGTTSLYLQLGANFIVSPLINAEMAKTCNRRKVGWMPGCGTVSEINYAEELGAEVVKIFPGMQVGGPPFVKAVKGPQPWSSIMPTGGVSPTRENLQTWFEAEVHCVGIGSKLFIKKENGAYDYEAITQNLKEALAVVKELRS; this is translated from the coding sequence ATGGCAAAATACACGCGCATTGAAGCTGTACAAATGATGAAAGAAACAGGAATCGTTCCTGTTTTTTATCACAAGGATATCCAAGTCTGCAAGCAAATAGTTAAAGCTTGCTATGAAGCTGGCGCCAGGGTTTTTGAATTTACCAATCGCGGTGATTTTGCACATGAAGTTTTTGGTGAACTCAATAAATATGTATCCCAAAACCTCGAGGGGATGATTTTAGGTATAGGCTCTGTCATAGATCCTGGGACGACATCGTTATATCTTCAGCTAGGTGCAAATTTTATCGTTTCTCCTTTGATCAATGCAGAAATGGCTAAAACCTGTAACCGCCGTAAAGTGGGTTGGATGCCGGGTTGTGGTACCGTATCAGAAATTAATTATGCTGAAGAGCTGGGAGCAGAAGTGGTCAAGATATTTCCCGGTATGCAGGTGGGCGGCCCACCTTTTGTAAAAGCGGTCAAAGGCCCGCAACCGTGGAGCAGCATTATGCCTACCGGCGGTGTATCACCCACAAGGGAAAATCTTCAAACCTGGTTTGAAGCAGAGGTACATTGTGTAGGTATAGGCTCTAAACTTTTTATAAAAAAAGAAAATGGCGCTTATGATTATGAAGCAATAACCCAAAACCTGAAAGAAGCGCTCGCAGTGGTAAAAGAATTGAGGTCATGA
- a CDS encoding TRAP transporter small permease, with protein MKLKLDKILGGFLVFLMALMVCSVLWQVFSRYALNAPSSFTEEVARYLLIWIGILGAAYAVGQQAHLSIDILQGYLRDQNKMRLRIVINILIILFSIVVLIIGGGNLVYVNYLLGQYSASLNIPLGFVYAVVPLSGLLIVTYKLIELRNPKKYLI; from the coding sequence ATGAAATTAAAACTAGACAAAATTCTGGGAGGATTTCTCGTTTTTCTCATGGCGCTCATGGTATGCTCGGTACTCTGGCAGGTATTTTCCAGATATGCCCTTAATGCCCCAAGTTCATTTACAGAAGAAGTGGCGAGATATCTTCTTATATGGATAGGCATTCTGGGAGCGGCTTATGCCGTGGGTCAACAGGCTCACCTTTCTATAGATATCCTGCAGGGTTATCTTAGAGATCAAAATAAGATGCGCCTACGTATCGTAATAAATATCCTCATTATCCTTTTTAGCATCGTCGTACTTATCATAGGCGGTGGAAACCTGGTATATGTAAATTATTTATTGGGACAATATTCTGCATCACTCAATATACCACTGGGTTTTGTATATGCGGTAGTGCCCTTAAGCGGTTTGTTGATAGTGACCTACAAGCTCATTGAATTACGCAATCCTAAAAAATACCTGATATGA
- a CDS encoding TRAP transporter large permease, translating to MIVEVLILVIVFFVLLAIGVPVAWSIGIACLSTIMVSIDSLASFTTIAQRMATGLDSFSLLAIPLFILAGQIMNQGGIAHRLIALAKSLMGALPGGLIYVNVIAAMLFGAISGSAVAATSAIGGILGPYMEKDNYSKEFGAAINITSSTTGLIIPPSNVLIVYSLASGGVSIASLFLAGYIPGILMGLALMLTAAFWIKKKKYPPGERSGLKKIAKTFLDALPSLLLLVVVIGGIVSGIFTATEASGIAVLYTLILSFIYRELDMPKLYSVFLNSVGTTAIVMLLIATSMSMSWVMSYESLPQTISEALLGLSDNKFVILLIINLLLLFVGTFMDMTPAVLIFTPIFLPVVVNLGIEPVQFGIMMVMNLCVGLCTPPVGAVLFIGVSVAKTSIQKIMKPLLPLYVVMAIVLLLVTFIPAISLWLPSLFE from the coding sequence ATGATTGTAGAGGTTTTAATATTGGTGATCGTTTTTTTTGTATTGCTGGCCATTGGGGTACCCGTCGCCTGGTCTATTGGTATTGCATGTTTAAGTACTATCATGGTTTCTATAGATTCCCTGGCCTCTTTTACCACTATCGCGCAGCGAATGGCTACCGGCCTTGACAGTTTTTCCTTGTTGGCCATACCCTTATTTATCTTGGCAGGCCAGATTATGAATCAGGGTGGGATTGCCCACCGGCTTATCGCTTTGGCAAAATCCCTCATGGGAGCATTGCCCGGTGGCCTTATTTATGTCAATGTAATTGCAGCAATGCTCTTTGGTGCCATTTCAGGTTCTGCGGTAGCTGCGACTTCTGCAATAGGAGGTATACTGGGCCCTTATATGGAAAAGGATAATTATTCAAAAGAATTTGGTGCGGCAATCAATATAACCTCATCAACTACCGGTTTGATCATACCACCGTCTAACGTACTTATCGTGTATTCCCTGGCGAGCGGGGGTGTTTCAATCGCCTCCTTGTTTTTGGCAGGATATATTCCAGGGATTTTGATGGGATTAGCCCTTATGCTTACCGCTGCATTCTGGATCAAAAAGAAAAAATATCCGCCGGGAGAACGCAGCGGACTTAAGAAAATCGCTAAAACATTTCTGGATGCCCTTCCCAGTTTATTGTTGTTAGTAGTTGTAATAGGCGGTATTGTTTCCGGTATTTTTACCGCTACCGAAGCTTCAGGTATTGCGGTACTTTATACATTGATCCTCTCCTTTATTTATAGAGAACTTGACATGCCAAAACTGTACAGCGTTTTTTTAAATTCCGTAGGGACAACAGCAATAGTTATGTTGCTCATCGCAACATCCATGAGCATGTCATGGGTTATGTCTTATGAAAGTTTGCCACAGACGATCAGTGAGGCGCTTCTGGGGCTGAGCGATAATAAATTTGTTATTCTCCTTATCATAAACCTTTTATTGCTCTTTGTGGGTACATTCATGGATATGACCCCTGCAGTGCTCATATTTACTCCTATTTTTTTACCGGTTGTGGTGAATCTGGGGATAGAGCCGGTGCAGTTTGGGATTATGATGGTAATGAACTTATGCGTGGGACTTTGTACGCCACCAGTGGGTGCTGTGCTGTTTATAGGGGTGAGTGTGGCAAAAACCAGTATTCAAAAAATAATGAAGCCTTTGCTTCCACTTTATGTTGTAATGGCCATTGTACTATTACTGGTGACTTTTATCCCGGCAATAAGCCTCTGGCTGCCCAGCTTGTTTGAATAA
- a CDS encoding universal stress protein: MRKICIALDYSPTSEQVLKTGYEYSLALGAKVSIIHVVSDAVYYMDAHDSMMGYDGFNTITNVNVLEDLRETSQKYLDTVVSDLGDPNVESSVIEGEVSEAILEYAEAWGADLLVLGTHGRGFLENMLMGNTAVNIVKHTKIPLLIVPVKKENNDQ; the protein is encoded by the coding sequence ATGAGAAAAATATGTATTGCGTTAGATTACAGTCCCACTTCAGAACAGGTTTTAAAAACAGGTTACGAGTATTCTCTGGCTCTTGGAGCTAAAGTGTCTATTATACATGTAGTATCTGATGCGGTTTATTATATGGATGCTCACGATTCTATGATGGGCTATGATGGTTTTAATACGATCACGAATGTGAATGTTTTAGAGGATCTAAGGGAAACATCTCAAAAATATCTTGATACAGTGGTTTCAGATCTGGGGGATCCAAATGTGGAAAGTAGCGTGATTGAAGGCGAAGTTTCTGAAGCGATACTTGAATATGCGGAAGCATGGGGGGCTGATCTACTGGTGCTGGGAACGCATGGTCGTGGTTTTTTAGAAAATATGTTAATGGGAAATACTGCGGTAAACATTGTGAAACATACAAAAATTCCACTACTGATAGTTCCAGTGAAAAAAGAAAACAACGATCAATAA
- the kduI gene encoding 5-dehydro-4-deoxy-D-glucuronate isomerase yields MTHSEFRYAHHPNDVKSYNTQELRDHFLIPELFKKDEINFTYTMYDRYIAGGAFPVDKKLKLEPIDAFKADYFLQRRELGIINVGGRGKVTVDGETYELGRKEALYVGRGKREVFFEATDGEQPYFYINSAPAHKEYDTKKVTKNEAEVVELGDSKFSNKRTINKLLVNSVIDTCQLQMGMTELKDGNVWNTMPPHTHSRRMEVYFYFDLEDGQTISHFMGQPDETRHIFMQNHQAVISPEWSIHSGAGTSNYTFIWGMAGENLDYGDMDGVQPHELK; encoded by the coding sequence ATGACACATTCAGAATTTAGATATGCACACCATCCTAACGATGTCAAGAGTTATAATACACAGGAATTGCGTGATCATTTCTTGATACCGGAACTATTTAAAAAAGACGAAATCAACTTTACTTATACAATGTATGATAGGTACATTGCTGGTGGTGCTTTTCCGGTAGATAAAAAATTGAAGTTGGAGCCTATTGATGCTTTTAAAGCAGACTACTTTCTTCAGCGTCGTGAATTGGGCATTATCAATGTAGGAGGTAGAGGCAAGGTTACCGTAGATGGAGAAACGTATGAATTGGGTCGCAAAGAGGCATTGTATGTAGGCAGGGGCAAAAGAGAAGTGTTCTTTGAAGCGACAGATGGGGAGCAACCATATTTTTATATAAACTCTGCCCCGGCCCATAAAGAGTATGATACGAAAAAAGTAACCAAGAATGAGGCTGAGGTTGTTGAGCTTGGTGATAGTAAGTTTTCAAACAAACGTACCATTAATAAATTACTGGTCAACAGCGTTATTGATACATGTCAATTGCAAATGGGCATGACTGAATTAAAAGATGGCAATGTATGGAACACAATGCCCCCGCACACACACAGCCGCCGTATGGAAGTATACTTCTACTTTGATCTTGAAGATGGGCAAACTATTAGCCATTTTATGGGACAGCCCGATGAAACGCGACATATTTTTATGCAAAATCATCAGGCGGTAATCTCACCGGAATGGTCAATACACTCAGGTGCCGGGACTTCTAATTACACCTTTATTTGGGGTATGGCGGGTGAAAATCTTGATTATGGAGATATGGATGGCGTACAACCTCACGAACTTAAATAA